CCGTAACTAGGAAGATGCCAAGCGGCGTAATTAACCCAACTCCTAATCCCACCAACGTGAAACATATACTGAGCTGCAAGAGTAACTTGTTTACGAAGACAAAATGAATGCCGTCCGCCATTTCGCGAAATAGCGAAGATGGGTTGGTCTCTCGATTCTTTAGTTTCTTTTCATCAGACGGGACGAAGACAAGGAAAAAAGCAGATAACAGAAAGCAAGCGCTGGTCGTCAATATTGAAACTTCAATTCCGAATTGCTGATATACCAACGTTCCCAGGATCGGACCAAGAACCATAAAGACAGATGTTATGGTTTGTAGCAAAGACATGCAGGATTGTGCATCTTCATCACGCACATGATTCTTAAATAGCTTCATGCCGGAAGGCTGTGCAAACTGTGATAAAATGGAAGAGTATAATGTTGCTAAAAAAATGATCTTCCATGTTCCAACTTCCAACATAACAAAGACAATAAATACGGATAACGAACTTAAACATTCACACCAAACCATTGTTCTCTTGGGCCGCCATCTATCCGCGAATACTCCACCAATGAAAGAAAAGATAAAAATTGGCGCATATTCCGCGACCGAAATCATGGAAACGGCAAATGAATCTCCTCCTGTCACCTCCATAACATACAAGAGGACAGCAAAATTACGAATCCAAATACCCATTTGAGAAAATAGAGTTGAAATCATAACGGCTCGAACAAAGCCGTTTCGAAGCAGTTGAACGGATCCTGACATTTCTAGTTTCCTCCCTCGTCATCTATTTCGAAAATCATCTTAGTGCCTACTGTAAGGGAAGGGTCAATATTTTTTTTGAAAAAGTTCGCCTTGACTCTCCTCTTAGGGAAGAGAATAAGCTACCTAGTGAAGGGAGGAATGAGCAATAATGTACACGGTAAAAGAAGTATCGGAACTGTCCAATGTTACAATCAAAACGCTTCATCATTATCACAAGATCGGTCTTCTCTTACCTTGTAAAATAAGTGAAGTTGGATACCGGTTGTATGGAGCGAAAGAGCTGGAACGTTTGCAAGAGATTCTATTTTATAGAGAATTGGATTTTTCCTTAGATCAAATCAAGGAAATGATGGAACATCATTCAGACCGGCTATCCATTCTTTCGCAGCAGGAGGAGTTGCTCCTTTGCCGCAAAGACAGACTGGATACCATCATTCAAACATTGCGTAAATCCATTGCATGTATAAAGGAAGGGGAAACCATGGATAATAAGGAAATGTTCAAAGGTTTTGAAAATGAGGAAGAGTGGAACAAAGCGCTGATTGAGCAAAATCAATATTTGAAGGAATCGTATGGGGTGGAGTCTCATGAGGTTGCCCCAACGGATGTTAAGGAATTAAACGAACAAGCAGTCGAAGCCATGACTTTCATGAATGAAATGGCAAGTTCATTAAGAGAAGGCTTAAAGCATAACGATGAAAAAACAAGAAATTTGATTCGATGCCATCTTGAGTTTATGAATAAGCATGGGCACAAAGCATCGGTTGAAGACTTTGTAGCTCAGACTCGTTTTTTTCTAAGTGATGACTTTCATCTTAAGATGCTCGAAAGTCAGCAAACCGGGTTGGCTTATTATCTATCAGCAGCGGCAGAGTCGTTTGCGGCAATGAATCAATAAAGCAAATCCGGTTGACTAAAAAGCTGGTGTACCTGTTTAGTATAAGGGACACCAGCTTTATTTTGCTTGAAGGATGTTATTCCTTAATTGCTTCCGGAGCGCAAAATCTATTTACATTTTACATAAATACTACCATAAATCTTTAATCTACCTGTCGCACTTCTCTTTACAATCCGTCATAAGAAAAAAATTCAAATGTCGTGTGCAACCTCACATCGCATACGCCAAAATAATATCCCCGTTGTCTTCCAACTCCCCAGTCTCGGTGAATCCTACACTCTTATAGAGCTTACTGGCCGTTAGATTATGAGGTTTATGCGATACTCTAATCTGTGTGCAATCCTCGCGGGTGCTCAGCATCTTAATGACCTCTTTAATTGCTGCTCTCCCGTACCCTTTGCCCTGAAATCCTGCGTCAATCATGAATCTCAGAATCCAATAGTAACCATCTGTATATCTCTCATTATCAAACAGAATAAATCCAACCATCTCTTCATCATTGAAAATACCATAGGGTACAGAGGTAGGTTCATTGGTCGCATGTACAAGTGAGTCGGCATTACTTGCCACCAAGCCCAGTTGCCCGGCGCTTACGCTCAATTGGATGCACTCCTGTTCCAGCTCAGGGGTAATCATATGTAGTTGAATATTCACGGTGTAATCTACCCTCCATTATGAAATAAACTTTCATTAAATAATAAGTTGGTCGGCTACGGTTACATTTTTTTGTTGGATCGTGCCTCAAGTTCATCTAATTAACAATGTGCTTTAGCTCTATTTCAAAAGCTTACTAATCGTCAAAATCATTAAGCCAATACAATGACTTTTCTGTAGTAGGTAAGGATTTAAGTAAATTTAGTGTTTCTCGCTTTTTCAGCATAAGTGTATCTTGCAGCTTTTCAGGAACTATATCTCGTATATCCTCCAACATACAGCATTCTTCAAACAATTCAACTAAATCCTTATTGGCATTATTTTGTTGAAGTAATTGTGCTACATAAGGACGATAGAGGTACGCATATGCATCTTCGAGTGTTAATGCCCCGTTAAGCAAAGCATCGAGCATTCCAATATTTAATATACATAAAAACTTTTGGATTTCATCTGGATGCTCCAAATCAATTTGTAAATTCAATAGACCACTCCTTTTCAAGGCACTTTCTATAGAAATATTATACTGGATAAGAGCCTCACTCCTCCTCCTCCCCCACCTTCTCCGCCTCCCCATACTCCTGAATAATCAGATTCCCCCCGCTGGTGTGCCACTTCTCCACCTCGCGGGCGAAGCCGGCGGCGTCGAGGTTGCCGAGGATATAGTTGTAGGTGGCGTCGGCGATGATGGCGGACAGCTCGGCGTTCTTCTCGTCATAGGTGGGCGAGGTAAGGGCGACGGTGGGGTCGTCGACCAGGAACTGCTCGTTGTCCCGGCTGAGCTGGTCGGCCAGCGCCGTCAGTTGCTCCTTCTGGGCGACCTCCCTAATATGCGGATTGCCCACATCGGCGATCATCAGGGAGTTGAGCGGATTGACCTCATACACCCGCAGCTGGGACGTCTCTTCCGGCAGGATCACCTTGCCGTCTGCGTCCAGCTTATAGTGGCGGCCCTCGAAGCCGTACGCCATCAGGCTGGCGACATCCTCATCCATCGTGCGGTCGAAGAACGCGAGGACCTGCTTCAGCTCCTGCTCGGTGGCAATGGCCTTGCGCGAGAAAAGATACAGGCCGTTATACTTCGGAATCGACCATACCTTATACCCTTCCGGACCCTTAATCCGGTTAATCAGCGTCAGCTCCGCCTTGGGGTTAATCGCCTTGGCTTCGATGGACAGCCGCTGCACATCCGTCATGCTCCCGATGAAAATCCCCGCTGTTCCCCGGATGAACTTGTCCCGCTGCACCTCTTTGCTGGTCAGGGCGAAATCCTGGTTGATGATCCCCTCCTTATATACGCATGAAGTTCATCGTGTCCATATACTGCGGTGTGGCGAATTCCGGGATGAACCGGCCGTTCTCGATCTTCCAGTTATTCGGCGTGCCGAAGTAAGAGCTTAACGTCTTAAATACTCCGTACACCAGATCGTTGCGGTCCACCAGCCCAAGCGTATCGGCCTTGCCGTTGCCGTCCGGGTCATTATAGGTGAACTGCTTCATCACCTCATACAGCTCCTCCAGCGTACCGGGCGGGCTGAGATGCAGCTTGTCCAGCCAGTCCTTGCGGATAATAATGCCCTGCCGCGAGGCCGGTCTCTCGGTATAGAGGCCATAGATTCCGCCATCCACCGCCGTCTGCTTGAGAATGGCAGCGTTCAGCTTGCTCAGATTCGGGAAGGCATCCAGGTAGGGGCCGATCTCCCAGAACGCGCCGGAGCGGATCATATTCTTGACCGGATTATAGTCGGTGAACTTGACGAACGTTACCTTGCCGAGGGAGCCGGTGGTCAGCGCGGTATTCATTTTGTCGGTGTAGACGCCCTCCGGCACCCAGGTAATGTTCAGCTCCGTTCCGGTCAGCCGCTCAATCTCGCCGATCAGCTCCCCCGAAGGGGTCTGCGGGAAATGCAGCGGGGCCAGAATCGAGATGGACGGGCGGACTCCCGCAGAAGGCGGATCACCGTCCGGCTGCTGCTCACTGCAAGCGCTTAACATAATGAACGATACGAAGAGAAGGAAACACCCTGCCAGAGTACCCTTCCTGCCCGCGATCCGGTTGAACATGTTCATAACCCCCTGAAGCGTAATATGTATATACACCAACATCCTATTTATTGTAAAATTTAGTATATTCACAGATGATCAGAGAAAATGATTATTGCCGCACCAGATGATTATTGTTATTATCCAACCTGATGCGTACACTTAGAGCAGTGATTCTCTACTATTCTTGCAAAGGTGCTGAACTCCGTTGAAACATCTGAGCTTCCTCAGTAAACTTACCATGTTCGCGTTCGCCATCAGCATCCTGCCGGTGCTGTTCATTGGCTCCTTCTCTTATGTCACATCCTCCAGCGAGATTCAAAAAAATGTTAACGAAAGCAAAATGGAACTTATTTTACAAATTACCTCAAATGTAGAGCATAAGCTGAGTACTGTCAACCAGACCTTGAACCAGGTCGTGAACTCCTCCGTCCTCAAGAAGGCGCTGAACAACCCGTTAAATGAAAACGATTTCATTTTATATAACGACCTGCGTAACGAGCTCCGCAACATGCAGTCCTTCGATACCCGGCTGGAGGATGTCATCCTGCTCAATCAGCGGCAGAACTGGATGATTAAGAATTCCGGGCTCTACCGCCTGAATGAATACCGGAATTACGAGCAGCTGACGAATCTGCTGAATATTGAGGGCAGCTCCTCCTGGGTGCTGAATCCGTCCTCCCTGTTCTACAGCGAAGAGAGCATCGGCGTGACCGGCTGCGATTACAGCATCAGCCTGGTGAAGAAGCTGCCGGTGACCAAGCTGCAGAAGTACGGACTGGCCATCGCCAATATTCCGGCCTGCAGCCTGCAGGATTTCATCAACTCCGACGTGCAGCCGCTGGACAGCATAATCATCCTGGATCGAAGCGGACGGATTCTGCTGCACCCAGACCGCAGCCTGATCGGACAGTCTGCCGAGGCGGGCGGGTTCACCGGCTTCCAGCAGATTGCGGCCGCACCCGAGCCGTCCGGGCAATTCAAGACCGAGATCAACGAAGCCGATTATTCGATCAGCTATATGCGCTCCACGCAGAGCGGCTGGACCTACCTGTCGGCCACCTCCATTAAGAGCCTGACCAGAGAATCCGGCAAAATCGGCACCTACACCGTACTCGTCTGCTTATCGATGCTGCTCGTATCCGTGCTGCTGGCGTGGCTGGGCTCCCGGCGGATGTATACCCCCATCCAGCGGCTGCTGACCCAGATTGGACTGCGCCGGCCTGGCCTGCGGGCAGGCCATTCGGATGAATTCCAGCTCATCGGGGAGCAGGTGCACTCGCTGTTTCAGTCCAAGTCACAGCTGGAGAAGGAGGTCAGCCAGCATCTCGGGCAGGTACGGACCTTCTTCCTGATTCAGGCGCTTCAAGGCAATCTGCGGAAGCGCGAGCTGCTGGAGGAGCTGGAGCAATACGGGTACGGCCGGCAGACGGAGGAATGGAAGACGATGGCGGTCATTACGCTGAGCATCGACTTCTCGGAGGAGAGCAGCTATGAGAAAAAGGATCTCAATCTGCTGCTGTTCGCAGCACATAACATGATCGAGGAGCTGGTGGCGGAAGAGCACAGGCTGACCCCTGTGATCATGGGCCAGGTGCTGGCTGTTGTCATCGGGAGCGGGGACGAGGATACGGAGGCTTTTCACCGGAGGCTGTATGCCTTAACCGAGAGCTTGCAGCAGGAGATTAACCATGTGCTGAAGCTGCAGATCAGCATCGGGCTCAGTCTGCCGTTCCATACGTTCGACAAAATGCCGATTGCCTACCGGGAAGGCCTGGAGGCCTTGAAGCACCGGATTACGCTCGGCAAAGGGATCATCATCCAATATGAGAACCTCAACTCCGGCAAGCATTATCTGAATCTGAACTACCCGACCCATACCGAAAATGACCTGATGGATGCCATCAAGCTCGCGGACAGGGAGAAGGCGAAGGAGCTGCTGCATAAGCTGTTCAAGTGTATTTTTGCGCTGGGGCTCTCGCCGCAGGAATATCAGATTCCGCTGACCCGGCTGCTGAACAATACGCTCATTATGATGCAGGAATCGGGTATTACCCTGAATCAGATCTATCCTACAGGGGGGTCGTTATTCGAGGAGCTGACGGACCTGCATATTGTGGCCGAGATCGAGGACTGGTTCTGGACCATTGTAATCCAGCCGGTCATCGTGATCTTCCACAGCAGGCAGAATGCCCAGTATCATAATATCTCCGAGAAGCTGATCGACATCGTGCAGCATGAATACGACCGGGATCTGACGCTGGAGGAATGCGCCTCCAGGCTGCATTATAACGCCAACTACATCAGCAGCGTGTTCCGCAAGGAGACCCAGTATTACTTCAGCGATTATCTCACGATGTACCGGTTCAAGATGGCCAAGAAGTGGCTGGAGGAGACCGATATGCCCGTTAAGGATATCGCCTCCCGCCTAAGATACAACAATTCGCAGAATTTCATCCGTTCCTTCCGCAAGCAGGAGGGCATGACTCCCGGCCAGTACCGGGACAGCTTCCACTCAAAGCCTAGAGCTATCCGGGAGGCGGATTGAATGCAGTGCCTTCTGGCGGAGCTTTAGGCTTGCTGCGGGATCGCTTTCTTCGGATAAGATACGTAATGAGTACAGCCAGAACCAATAGGAGGCCGCCCCCGGCAATCGCAATATTCCTGATGTCAGGCACATAGACTGACAGCTGGATAGGTTCGGAATCCGCCAGGGATACATGCCAGGTCAGCGTGTTGCCGTCCTGCTCGGCCGCATTATTCTCACCGTACAGATCATAGGGAATCGTTAATTTGAAGTCCACGGAGAAGCTGCCCATCAGCAGCCGGACCAGAGACTTCGGAACATTCAGGGTGCCCAGGCCGTCAATAATCTCATCGGAATAAGCATTCAGCTTCGGCTGGGCTGTTATGTTGTATTTGGTATACAGCCACCGGTCCGTCTGGCTGACCTCAGCATCCGCAATATCTATGCCGCTGCTGCTGTTCTTCAATTCCTCTATGGAGGCGTAGGATTTCTTAAATTGGTATTCGGTAGATTTCCCGTTCGCGGTCTTTTTCAGTTCGATGCCGGCTGCCGCCAGCCGGTCAGACAGCTGCTTCTCCACTGCACCGCTAACCAGCTTCTCCGCCCGCGCGTCCAGCAGCAGGCTGAAGGCCAGATCCAGCGAGCCGTTCTTTTTCACGGTCACATGGGCGGTCCCTTGGGCACAGCCTGCAAGCAGCAGCACAAGCAGCAGGATCACCAGTATTCTTCCACGCTTCTTCCAGTATCGTTCCTTCAACGTTCAGTCCCTCCATCCGCGAATGCTAACCAATGCTATTTGCTTAACCGGACCTGCCGGGAGCGATTCTTATGCTCATAGAGTCAAGCTTATCATATACCGGGCACAGCCATAAAGCCTCCAGCCTGCGGATATCCGTAAGCTGAAGGCTTCCGTATGCATGATTCTGTTATTTTTTGAGATGATAAGGAACGGTTGTAATAATGACATTGCGCCGGTACAACAGATGTGCACGGATCAGCAGGCTGGACTGGTTGTGCAGGATGTTATGCCAGCCCTTCTTCGGTATGAATTGCGGGACGATCACCGTCACCTGATAATTCGATTCGCTGGCCTTACGCTGGACGGTATCAATGAACTTGGTCAATGGATGGATAATGCTGCGGTAAGGCGAATAGAGCGTCACCAGCCGCACCTCGGGATGGAACTTCTTCCACTTCTCCTCGAAGACCGCATCATCCTCCCGCTCGAACGGCACATGCACAGCGATGATCTGCTCCGCCCCCAGCGACTTGGCATAGCGGAGGGAATTCTCCACAACATGCGTAATCCCGGCTACCGGCAGGATGATAATATTCCCTTCAATCGCCAGCGGCGGCTCGCCGCAGGTCGTTATCCGCAGCTGATCAGCAACCGATTCATAATGCTTGTAGATGCGGTAGAAGAACAGAATGATCAGCGGCAGGAACACCAGCACCGGCCAGACCTGCGGGAATTTGGTCAGGAAGAACATGATCGTAACGATGAAGCTGATCAGCGCTCCGACCGCATTGATAATCAGCTTGGGCAGCCAGCCCTCCGGCTTGTGGCGCAGCCACTTGACGATCATGCCCGTCTGCGAGAGCGTGAACGGAATGAATACCCCGACTGCGTACAGCGGGATCAGATGCTCCGTCCGCCCCTTGAAGGCGATGATCAGAATAATGGACAATACCCCCAGGCTGACAATCCCGTTCGAGTAGCCCAGCCGGTCACCGCGGACCGTGAACATCCGGGGAATAAATTTATCCTTCGCCAGATTCACCGCCAGCAGCGGGAAGGCTGAATAACCGGTATTCGCCGCCAATACCAGGATGAGCGCCGTTGTCCCCTGCACGAAGTAGTACA
This region of Paenibacillus sp. FSL K6-1096 genomic DNA includes:
- a CDS encoding MFS transporter, coding for MSGSVQLLRNGFVRAVMISTLFSQMGIWIRNFAVLLYVMEVTGGDSFAVSMISVAEYAPIFIFSFIGGVFADRWRPKRTMVWCECLSSLSVFIVFVMLEVGTWKIIFLATLYSSILSQFAQPSGMKLFKNHVRDEDAQSCMSLLQTITSVFMVLGPILGTLVYQQFGIEVSILTTSACFLLSAFFLVFVPSDEKKLKNRETNPSSLFREMADGIHFVFVNKLLLQLSICFTLVGLGVGLITPLGIFLVTEQLDLPAEALKWISIPYGLGEIVGGIVIFALAAKIAPQRFLMIGLLVNGVGIILTGMSTVIWLTMMAQFIIALLQPAIFVGNSAMVMQHTDQNFIGRVMGIRTPLMTGAMLLMMSVAGVLKNTLSLTIVYELAGFCFFAGFLIMIPLFRSKGKGEQSVA
- a CDS encoding MerR family transcriptional regulator, which encodes MMYTVKEVSELSNVTIKTLHHYHKIGLLLPCKISEVGYRLYGAKELERLQEILFYRELDFSLDQIKEMMEHHSDRLSILSQQEELLLCRKDRLDTIIQTLRKSIACIKEGETMDNKEMFKGFENEEEWNKALIEQNQYLKESYGVESHEVAPTDVKELNEQAVEAMTFMNEMASSLREGLKHNDEKTRNLIRCHLEFMNKHGHKASVEDFVAQTRFFLSDDFHLKMLESQQTGLAYYLSAAAESFAAMNQ
- a CDS encoding GNAT family N-acetyltransferase — protein: MNIQLHMITPELEQECIQLSVSAGQLGLVASNADSLVHATNEPTSVPYGIFNDEEMVGFILFDNERYTDGYYWILRFMIDAGFQGKGYGRAAIKEVIKMLSTREDCTQIRVSHKPHNLTASKLYKSVGFTETGELEDNGDIILAYAM
- a CDS encoding DUF3969 family protein: MNLQIDLEHPDEIQKFLCILNIGMLDALLNGALTLEDAYAYLYRPYVAQLLQQNNANKDLVELFEECCMLEDIRDIVPEKLQDTLMLKKRETLNLLKSLPTTEKSLYWLNDFDD
- a CDS encoding extracellular solute-binding protein, which gives rise to MFNRIAGRKGTLAGCFLLFVSFIMLSACSEQQPDGDPPSAGVRPSISILAPLHFPQTPSGELIGEIERLTGTELNITWVPEGVYTDKMNTALTTGSLGKVTFVKFTDYNPVKNMIRSGAFWEIGPYLDAFPNLSKLNAAILKQTAVDGGIYGLYTERPASRQGIIIRKDWLDKLHLSPPGTLEELYEVMKQFTYNDPDGNGKADTLGLVDRNDLVYGVFKTLSSYFGTPNNWKIENGRFIPEFATPQYMDTMNFMRI
- a CDS encoding helix-turn-helix domain-containing protein — translated: MKHLSFLSKLTMFAFAISILPVLFIGSFSYVTSSSEIQKNVNESKMELILQITSNVEHKLSTVNQTLNQVVNSSVLKKALNNPLNENDFILYNDLRNELRNMQSFDTRLEDVILLNQRQNWMIKNSGLYRLNEYRNYEQLTNLLNIEGSSSWVLNPSSLFYSEESIGVTGCDYSISLVKKLPVTKLQKYGLAIANIPACSLQDFINSDVQPLDSIIILDRSGRILLHPDRSLIGQSAEAGGFTGFQQIAAAPEPSGQFKTEINEADYSISYMRSTQSGWTYLSATSIKSLTRESGKIGTYTVLVCLSMLLVSVLLAWLGSRRMYTPIQRLLTQIGLRRPGLRAGHSDEFQLIGEQVHSLFQSKSQLEKEVSQHLGQVRTFFLIQALQGNLRKRELLEELEQYGYGRQTEEWKTMAVITLSIDFSEESSYEKKDLNLLLFAAHNMIEELVAEEHRLTPVIMGQVLAVVIGSGDEDTEAFHRRLYALTESLQQEINHVLKLQISIGLSLPFHTFDKMPIAYREGLEALKHRITLGKGIIIQYENLNSGKHYLNLNYPTHTENDLMDAIKLADREKAKELLHKLFKCIFALGLSPQEYQIPLTRLLNNTLIMMQESGITLNQIYPTGGSLFEELTDLHIVAEIEDWFWTIVIQPVIVIFHSRQNAQYHNISEKLIDIVQHEYDRDLTLEECASRLHYNANYISSVFRKETQYYFSDYLTMYRFKMAKKWLEETDMPVKDIASRLRYNNSQNFIRSFRKQEGMTPGQYRDSFHSKPRAIREAD
- a CDS encoding APC family permease, which codes for MMSSVKRFLIGRPLKSEQLGEQKLSKTKALAILSSDALSSVAYGPEQILLVLVTISAAAFWYSIPIAAGVLVLLLALILSYRQIIFAYPHGGGAYVVSKENLGKYPGLVAGGSLLVDYILTVAVSVSAGTDAITSAFPSLHPYNVPIAILFVLLITTLNLRGVTESASFLAYPVYLFVLALFIMIGLGLFNVLTGRVPAELHTALGTPVAGVSLFLLLRAFSSGSSALTGVEAISNAIPNFKAPAPNNAAKTLAAMGILLALLFSGIVFLAYYYGIAPREKVTVVSDLAEHVFGRNFMYYFVQGTTALILVLAANTGYSAFPLLAVNLAKDKFIPRMFTVRGDRLGYSNGIVSLGVLSIILIIAFKGRTEHLIPLYAVGVFIPFTLSQTGMIVKWLRHKPEGWLPKLIINAVGALISFIVTIMFFLTKFPQVWPVLVFLPLIILFFYRIYKHYESVADQLRITTCGEPPLAIEGNIIILPVAGITHVVENSLRYAKSLGAEQIIAVHVPFEREDDAVFEEKWKKFHPEVRLVTLYSPYRSIIHPLTKFIDTVQRKASESNYQVTVIVPQFIPKKGWHNILHNQSSLLIRAHLLYRRNVIITTVPYHLKK